TTGCGCCGGACGGCCTCACAGGCGTGCTCAAACGCATCGTCCGCAGCCTGCCGGGCGTCCAGCCCGCAGTCCTCGACATGCTCGCCCACCGCATCTGCACCCCGGAAGGGCTGACCATGGCCCCGACCGGCGGGGGCTTCGCCCTGCCCCACCCGGCCCGCGGCGTCTTCCTCGGCGAAGCCTGCGCCCTGGTCGCGGTCATCCTGCTGAACGCCCCTCTCGAAGGGACCAAGGGACCGGACAAAATCCCCGTCACCCGGCTGCTCTTCTTCATCTCGCCCACGCCGCGCCTGCATGTGGACATGCTCGGCCTGCTGGCCCGCAGCATCGCCTCGGGCGTGTTGAGCGCGGCGCTGGACCAGGCTGCCGACGACGAGGCCCTGCAGCAGGCCCTCATCGAAGGCAGCGGACACGCCGTGCCCTTGAGATCCGGAGGGAGACGATGATCTCCGCATTGCTCGGAACGGCCGCCCTGGCCCTGGTCCTGGCCTGCGCCCTGGGGGCGCGTCCGCGCCTCTGGCTTGCGCTCAACAGCCTCGGCGCCCTGGCCGGCCTGGGCTCGGCGGCAACGGTCCTGACAGGCGGCCGGGGATGGGCCTTGAGGAGTGCCCTGACCCTGGGCGGGGAAAACGTCTTCTTGACCCTCGACGCCTTGAGCGCCCTCTTCCTGACGCTGGTCTGCCTGGTGGGCGGACTCGGGGCGCTCTATGCCTCGGAATACTGGCCCGACGAACACTTTCCGCGCTCCGCACCCCGGGGGCGGTCGTGGTGGAGCGCCCTCGTGCTGTCCATGGGCCTGGTCCTGACCTGCGCCAACGGGCTGCACTTCCTCTTCGCCTGGGAAGCCTTCGCGCTGAGCGCCTACTTCCTCATCACCCTGGACCGGGAGCGCTCCGAAGTGCGCCGGGCCGGCTGGCTCTATCTGGCCGCCTCCCACGCCGGGACCATGGCCCTCTTCGCGTTTTTCTCGGCCCTGGCCGCTGGCGTCGGGACCTGGGACCTGGGACCCCTGCGCGACCGGCCCGACCTGGCCCCGCTCTTCTGGCTGGCGCTGGTGGGCTTCGGGGTCAAGGCGGGCATGTTCCCCCTGCATATTTGGCTGCCCTCGGCCCACGCGGGCGCGCCGAGCCACGTCTCGGCCATCATGTCCGCCGTGGCCGTCAAGATGGGCGTGTACGGCATCGTCCGCTTCTCCGGCTGGCTGCCCGTGCCCGACGACGCGGGTTGGGCGGTGCTCGGCATCGGCTGCGCAAGCGCCCTGATGGGCATCGTCTTCGCCATGGCCCAGAACGACATCAAGCGCCTGCTGGCCTACTGCACCGTGGAAAACGTCGGCATCATCCTCATCGGCCTGGGCCTGGCCCTGCTGGCCGCTGCCCACGGACACCCCGCCTGGGGGCATGTCGCCCTGGCCGGGTCCCTGCTGCACGTCTTCAACCACTGTCTGTTCAAGACCCTGCTCTTCTTCGGCGCAGGCTCGGTCCTCCATGCCACGGGCACCCGCGACATGAGCCGCCTGGGCGGGCTGTGGCGAACCATGCCGTGGACTGCGGCCCTCTTCGCCGTCGGCGCGGCCGCCGTGTCCGGCCTGCCGCCGCTCAACGGCTTCGTCAGCGAGTGGGCCATCTACCAGGGCTTGCTCAAAGCCGTGGCCCAGAAGGGCGAGACCTTCGGCGTGCTGCCGGCCGTCATCGTCCTGGCCGGGACCGGCGCCCTGGCCCTGGGCGCGTTCGCCAAGGCTTCAGCCATCGTCTTTCTCGGCGCGCCCCGCGGCAAGACCTCGGGACACGCTGCCGAATTCGGCTTCGCCATGCGCGCGGCCATGGTCGTACCGGCAGCCATCATGCTCTGCGTCGGCCTCATGCCCGGCTATTTTTTTAATATGGTGCAAGCATGCATCGCGGCCTGGACGCCGCAGTGGGCCCCTGCCGCGCCCCCCATCCCGGTCCGGGCCATCGGCGGGGCGCACACGGCCCTGGCCTGCGCCCTGGCCGCCGCCGCGATCATCGCCCTGCGCAAGGTGCGGGCGGGCGGCATCCGCCGGGGACCGACCTGGGACTGCGGCTACGCAGCTCCGAGTGCGCACATGCAGTACACCGGCGGGTCCTTCGCCGGCATCGTGACCGGCTGGTTCCGGTGGGCCCTGCGCCCCGAAAGGCGCATCCGCCGGGTCCGCGGCTATTTCCCGGAATCGGCCCTGGCCCTGGAGAGGGTCCCGGAAACCGTTCTGGAAAAGGGGATCGAACCCGCCGCCAGAACCGTCATGCTTCTGGCCGACGCGGCGCGGAGCCTGCAGCACGGACGACTGCACCTTTATATTCTGTATGTATTCCTCGGGGTCACGGCGCTGGGGATGCTGGTCTTCCAGGGAGGGATGTGATGTCCGCGATCATGGATATTTTGCTGCGCCTGCTGGCCTGGCTGGTCCTGGCGCCGCTCGTTCCCGGCGTCATCAACAAGGTCAAGGCCTGGGTGGCCTGCAGGCAGGGACCGCCCGTGCTCCAGCTCTACTACGACCTGGCGCGCCTGTGGCGCAAAGGCGTGGTCGTCAGCACCCTGGCCTCGCCCGGCTTCGTCATCGCACCGGCCGTGGCCTGGGTGGCGGTGGTCGGCGCAGCCCTGCTGCTGCCCCTGGCCGGGGCCGGGACGCCCGTATCCTTCGACGGCGACGTGCTGCTCCTGATCTACCTCTTGGCCCTGGCCCGCTTCTGCACGGCCTGGGGCGCCATGGAAACGGGATCGGCCTTCGAGGGCATGGGCGCGGCCCGCGAGGTCAGCTACGCCGTGCTGGCCGAGGTCGGCATCATCACCGCCGTCCTGACCCTGGTGGTGCAGTCGGGCAGCATCTCCCTGTCGTCCATGTTCGCGCCGCTGCCCGGCCCCAGCGCGGCCCTGCTGGCCGTGGGGCTCTTCATCATCCTGCTGGCCGAAAACTGCCGCGTGCCCTTCGACGACCCCAATACGCACCTGGAGTTGACCATGATCCACGAGGTCATGGTCCTGGACCACAGCGGGCCGCCCCTGGCCATGATCCTGCACGGCGCGTCGATCAAGCTGATGCTCTTCGCCGCCCTCCTGGCCCAGACCGTGCTGCCCCTGGCGGAACTGCCCCTGGCTGCGTCCGTCGCCGTCCTGGCCCTGGCCGTCCTGCTGACGGCCGTGGCCGTGGGTCTGGTGGAGTCCCTGACGGCTCGCCTGGCCTTCCGCCGGGTGCCGCTCCTGCTGACCATCGGTTTCCTGTTCTGCCTCTTTCCGCTGCTGCTGACATGGATGGGTGACATATGAACGATTCCCTCAATCTCCTCATCGGCCTGGCCATGGGCCTCAACCTCCTGGCCCTGGGCACCAGCCGGCTGCCCGTGCTGATCCGCGCCGTGGGCGCCCAGGGCGTGCTCTTGGGGCTGGTGCCGCTGGTCCTCGAAGCCCACGAACTGGACTGGCGCCTGGTGCTCATCACCCTGGCCACCGTGGCCGGCAAGGGCTTCCTCATCCCGGGGCTGCTGCACCGCGCCATGCGCACGGCCAACATCGCCCGCGAACTGGAACCCTACATCGCCTACATCCCGTCCCTGCTGCTGGGGGCCGGGGCGACCATCGCGGCCGTGTCCCTGGCCCGCCACCTGCCGCTCCTGCCAGAGCACGCCGGGACCCTGCACGTGCCCGGGGCCATCGCCCTGATCCTGACCGGCTTCATCCTGCTCATCGGCCGGACCAAGGCCATCTCGCAGGTCTGCGGCTACCTGATCCTGGAAAACGGCATCTACCTCGCCGGCCTCCTGCTCATCCGCTCGACCCCGATCCTGGTGGAGTTCGGCATCCTGCTCGACGTCACCGTCGGCATCTTCGTCATCGGCATCATCGTCGACCGCATCCAGCGGGCCTTCGATTCCCTGGACACACGCAAACTCACGGCGCTGCACGAATGAACTCCATGCTCCTGATCCTCATCCCCGTGGTCGGCGCGGCCCTGGCGGCCATCTGGCCCGACAGGCGCACGCGCCCCCTGCTGCTGCCCGCGGTCGGCGCCGCGCACTTCGCCCTGTGCCTGTGGCTCATGGCCGCACCGGCGGCCGTGGACCCGGCCGCGTGGCTGGCCTTCGACCCCCTGGCCCGGGCCATCCTGCCCGGCGTGTCCCTGCTCTTCCTGGTCTGCGCCTGCTACGCGGCCAGCTACCTCCGGCTCAAGGAGCAGGGAAACAGGGTCTTCGTCGCGGCCCTGCTCCTGGTCCTGGGCCTGCTGAGCGCGGGGCACCAGGCCCGGCACCTGGGCATCCTGTGGATCGCCACCGAGGCCGTGACCCTGGCCTGCGTGCCCCTGATCCATTTCACGGGCACGCCGCGCGCCTTCGAGGCGACCTGGAAATACCTGCTGGTGGGCGGAACGGGCATCGCCCTGTCCCTGCTCGGATCCATCTGCCTGGGCTACGCCTCCCTGCACGGCGGCGGGTCCGGCGACATCACCTTCACGGCCCTGCTGGCCCACGGCCCGAGCCTGTCCAAAACCTGGGTCCTGACGGCCTGGGTCCTGCTGCTGGTCGGGTACGGCACCAAGATGGGCCTGGCCCCCATGCACACCTGGAAGCCCGACACCTACGGCGAGAGCCCCGGCCTGGTCGGCGCGCTGCTGGCGGGCGGGGTCACGTCCGTGGCCTTCACGGCCATCCTGCGCGTCAAGTCGGTCATCGACGCGGCCGGGGAAGGGGCCATGGCCGACCGCAGCCTTCTGGCCCTGGGCCTCTTCTCGACCCTG
This window of the Desulfomicrobium escambiense DSM 10707 genome carries:
- a CDS encoding proton-conducting transporter membrane subunit — translated: MISALLGTAALALVLACALGARPRLWLALNSLGALAGLGSAATVLTGGRGWALRSALTLGGENVFLTLDALSALFLTLVCLVGGLGALYASEYWPDEHFPRSAPRGRSWWSALVLSMGLVLTCANGLHFLFAWEAFALSAYFLITLDRERSEVRRAGWLYLAASHAGTMALFAFFSALAAGVGTWDLGPLRDRPDLAPLFWLALVGFGVKAGMFPLHIWLPSAHAGAPSHVSAIMSAVAVKMGVYGIVRFSGWLPVPDDAGWAVLGIGCASALMGIVFAMAQNDIKRLLAYCTVENVGIILIGLGLALLAAAHGHPAWGHVALAGSLLHVFNHCLFKTLLFFGAGSVLHATGTRDMSRLGGLWRTMPWTAALFAVGAAAVSGLPPLNGFVSEWAIYQGLLKAVAQKGETFGVLPAVIVLAGTGALALGAFAKASAIVFLGAPRGKTSGHAAEFGFAMRAAMVVPAAIMLCVGLMPGYFFNMVQACIAAWTPQWAPAAPPIPVRAIGGAHTALACALAAAAIIALRKVRAGGIRRGPTWDCGYAAPSAHMQYTGGSFAGIVTGWFRWALRPERRIRRVRGYFPESALALERVPETVLEKGIEPAARTVMLLADAARSLQHGRLHLYILYVFLGVTALGMLVFQGGM
- a CDS encoding respiratory chain complex I subunit 1 family protein, which codes for MSAIMDILLRLLAWLVLAPLVPGVINKVKAWVACRQGPPVLQLYYDLARLWRKGVVVSTLASPGFVIAPAVAWVAVVGAALLLPLAGAGTPVSFDGDVLLLIYLLALARFCTAWGAMETGSAFEGMGAAREVSYAVLAEVGIITAVLTLVVQSGSISLSSMFAPLPGPSAALLAVGLFIILLAENCRVPFDDPNTHLELTMIHEVMVLDHSGPPLAMILHGASIKLMLFAALLAQTVLPLAELPLAASVAVLALAVLLTAVAVGLVESLTARLAFRRVPLLLTIGFLFCLFPLLLTWMGDI
- a CDS encoding hydrogenase; the encoded protein is MNDSLNLLIGLAMGLNLLALGTSRLPVLIRAVGAQGVLLGLVPLVLEAHELDWRLVLITLATVAGKGFLIPGLLHRAMRTANIARELEPYIAYIPSLLLGAGATIAAVSLARHLPLLPEHAGTLHVPGAIALILTGFILLIGRTKAISQVCGYLILENGIYLAGLLLIRSTPILVEFGILLDVTVGIFVIGIIVDRIQRAFDSLDTRKLTALHE
- a CDS encoding proton-conducting transporter membrane subunit; translated protein: MNSMLLILIPVVGAALAAIWPDRRTRPLLLPAVGAAHFALCLWLMAAPAAVDPAAWLAFDPLARAILPGVSLLFLVCACYAASYLRLKEQGNRVFVAALLLVLGLLSAGHQARHLGILWIATEAVTLACVPLIHFTGTPRAFEATWKYLLVGGTGIALSLLGSICLGYASLHGGGSGDITFTALLAHGPSLSKTWVLTAWVLLLVGYGTKMGLAPMHTWKPDTYGESPGLVGALLAGGVTSVAFTAILRVKSVIDAAGEGAMADRSLLALGLFSTLTAALFLLRTRDFKRMLAYSSIEHMGILCIASSFGSAGVWAALFHVWSNGLTKGTLFLSAGNLQRAAGSASMDDARGMSKILPHNSRLFVAGMFAITACPPFGPFFSELLIVRTGLAGDHPWAIGLFLVCLLLAFFGLSHVVFAIVDGRPRLKKPDPAHIRETAGLVLPPLALLAASLWLGLFTPAILKDAWSAAVLQLFPLP